Within Gammaproteobacteria bacterium, the genomic segment AGATGGCATTTTTGCGCAAATTTATTCGCCCCGCCGACTCGCCTGGTCACTGGCGGCATCGAGGGGAAGGGCGTGTGGGGCCTTGGTGCCGGGATCTTATGTGACGTTATTCGGCGCGCTATTGCGTAGTGGGGTAAGATATGCGGCCATTTGCGGCCAGATCAAGCGGCCAGACGTAATAATACTGACTGGGGAATCGATAAATAGATGAATGAGTTAAAAGCCCTTTTGTTTGACGTGGACGGCACCCTCGCCGACACCGAGCGCGATGGCCATCGGGTCGCCTTTAACCGGGCCTTTGCGGATGCCGGCCTGGATTGGGACTGGTCGCCGGAATTATACGGCCAGCTGCTGGCGGTGACCGGTGGCAAGGAACGTATCCGTTACTACCTCGATACCTTCAATCGCGACTTTGCCCGCCCTGCTGACCTGGATGATTTTATTCGCGGCCTGCACGCGGCCAAGACCGAGCACTACACCCGCATGCTGGCGGAGGGCGCCATTCCGCTGCGCAGCGGCGTGCGCCGTCTGCTGGAGGAGGCGCGGGCCGCCGGCATGCGTCTGGCCATCACCACCACTACCACCCCGGCCAATGTGGAGGCCTTGCTGGTCCATGCGCTGGCCGCG encodes:
- a CDS encoding HAD family hydrolase — protein: MNELKALLFDVDGTLADTERDGHRVAFNRAFADAGLDWDWSPELYGQLLAVTGGKERIRYYLDTFNRDFARPADLDDFIRGLHAAKTEHYTRMLAEGAIPLRSGVRRLLEEARAAGMRLAITTTTTPANVEALLVHALAADAMSWFEVIAAGDIVPAKKPAPDIYLYALQAMGLDPADAIAFEDSHNGIRSTRGANLATIITVNGYTTGDDFDGAAIVLDQMGEPNAPFTVLQGDAGDASYLDMALVRRLHAAQFND